One genomic window of Pecten maximus chromosome 3, xPecMax1.1, whole genome shotgun sequence includes the following:
- the LOC117323765 gene encoding LOW QUALITY PROTEIN: leucine-rich repeat-containing protein 74B-like (The sequence of the model RefSeq protein was modified relative to this genomic sequence to represent the inferred CDS: deleted 1 base in 1 codon), which translates to MFSRDRMPIHHKINPSDRKRIVRTSSRHSTAKARVSVSKDLEDSFYITNSVVPQGSEGYYDVTLESPIGSDSEKEDKPEDGKRPECERVYLAACKQCRVAPGKGVLQGLGSQRLSVKGLQLTSRDIEPITYALTRNFQVTTLDVSSNDIGKDGLNNILRMLDENMSLTNLNISHNNVGSAGARLMSELIANSKMLRTISASGNKFGDEDASCIAESLKVSRILQSLNLSHNNFHERGGETLAEGIEENTSLTDLDLSWNHLRLGGAIAIAEALKENKTLEILNIAWNGFSNDGCKVISASLEVNTKLHTLNLSNNRIGYDGAKSLAKALTTNRNLTHLQLNLNSVSTLGAFELLVAIRDNPGSAIESLELQEVPVLASAQVIEQEIKSVRPSFILIHDVVVLSDDHLALASVINKRKVVKS; encoded by the exons ATGTTTTCCAGGGATCGGATGCCAATCCATCATAAAATCAACCCCTCAGACCGGAAGCGGATAGTTCGGACATCCTCTCGACATTCCACAGCTAAGGCGCGTGTTTCTGTTTCCAAGGATTTGGAAGACAGCTTCTATATCACAAATTCCGTGGTTCCACAGGGCTCCGAAGGTTACTATGACGTCACACTGGAGAGTCCGATCGGCTCTGACAGCGAGAAGGAAG ACAAACCGGAGGATGGAAAACGACCGGAATGTGAGCGAGTTTATCTGGCCGCTTGTAAGCAGTGTCGCGTGGCTCCAGGGAAGGGCGTATTACAAGGACTTGGCTCGCAGCGTCTTTCTGTCAAAGGTCTCCAACTGACGTCGCGGGATATCGAACCAATCACATACGCTCTTACA AGAAACTTTCAAGTTACCACACTGGATGTATCCAGTAACGATATCGGCAAGGATGGTCTGAACAACATACTGCGCATGCTTGACGAGAATATGTCTTTAACAAACCTG AATATTTCACACAACAATGTA GGATCGGCCGGTGCCCGGTTAATGAGTGAGCTGATCGCTAACAGTAAAATGTTGAGAACTATATCCGCTTCCG GTAATAAGTTCGGAGATGAGGATGCTTCATGTATAGCGGAGTCGCTAAAG GTATCCCGGATCCTACAGTCACTAAACCTAAGTCACAATAACTTCCACGAACGAGGAGGGGAGACACTGGCAGAAGGAATTG AGGAGAACACGTCCTTGACCGACCTTGACCTTAGTTGGAATCATCTTCGTCTGGGAGGAGCTATAGCGATAGCGGAGGCTCTCAAG GAGAACAAGACCCTGGAGATCCTTAATATCGCCTGGAATGGTTTCTCTAATGATGGCTGTAAGGTCATTAGCGCCAGCCTTGAGGTCAACACCAAACTACACACTCTCAATCTTAGTAACAATCGTATAGGATACGATGGCGCCAAATCGCTGGCTAAGGCGCTCACCACCAACCGGAACCTTACCCACCTACAG CTGAACCTGAACTCCGTGTCTACGCTGGGCGCGTTCGAGTTGCTGGTGGCCATCAGAGACAACCCGGGGAGTGCAATAGAATCACTGGAGTTACAG GAGGTACCGGTGCTGGCCTCCGCACAAGTCATTGAACAGGAAATAAAGTCTGTCCGGCCATCCTTCATCCTAATCCATGACGTCGTTGTCCTATCGGATGATCACCTTGCTCTCGCCAGCGTCATCAACAAACGGAAGGTTGTCAAGAGTTGA
- the LOC117323764 gene encoding uncharacterized protein LOC117323764 gives MCTTRTDYIVVTCRLCTMLTDYIVVTCRLCTTLTDNIVVTCRLCTTLTDNIVVTCRLCTTLTDNIVVTCRLCTTLTDYIVVTCRLCTTRTDHIVVTCRLCTTRTDNIVVTCRLCTTRTDHIVVTCRLCTTLTDYIVVTCRLCTLLTDHIVVTCRLCTLLTDHIVVTCRLCTTLTDHMVVTCRLCTLLTHHIVVTCRLCTTLTDHIMVTCRLCTMLTDHIVVTCRLCTTRTDHIVVTCRLCTMLTDHIVVTCRLCTMLTDYIVVTCRLCTMLTDHIVVTCRLCTTRTDHIVVTCRLCTMLTDHIVVTCRLCTTLTDHIMVTCRLCTMLTDHIVVTCRLCTTRTDHIVVTCRLCTMLTDHIVVTCRLCTTRTDHIVVTCRLCTTRTDHIVVTCRLCTLLTDNIVVTCRLCTLLTDYIVVTCRLCTLLTDHIVVTCRLCTMLTDHIVVTCRLCTTLIDHIVVTCRLCTLLTDHIMVTCRLCTLLTHHIVVTCRLCTTLTDNIVVTCRLCTTLTDNIVVTCRLCTTRTDHIVVTCRLYNVDRQYRGYM, from the exons ATGTGTACAACACGGACAGACTATATCGTGGTTACCTGTAGACTGTGTACAATGTTGACAGACTATATCGTGGTTACCTGTAGACTGTGTACAACATTGACAGACAATATCGTGGTTACATGTAGACTGTGTACAACATTGACAGACAATATCGTGGTTACATGTAGACTGTGTACAACATTGACAGACAATATCGTGGTTACATGTAGACTGTGTACAACGTTGACAGACTATATCGTGGTTACATGTAGACTGTGTACAACACGGACAGACCATATCGTGGTTACATGTAGACTGTGTACAACACGGACAGACAATATCGTGGTTACAT GTAGACTGTGTACAACACGGACAGACCATATCGTGGTTACATGTAGACTGTGTACAACGTTGACAGACTATATCGTGGTTACATGTAGACTGTGTACACTATTGACAGACCATATCGTGGTTACATGTAGACTGTGTACACTATTGACAGACCATATCGTGGTTACATGTAGACTGTGTACAACGTTGACAGACCATATGGTGGTTACATGTAGACTGTGTACACTATTGACACACCATATCGTGGTTACATGTAGACTGTGTACAACGTTGACAGACCATATCATGGTTACATGTAGACTGTGTACAATGTTGACAGACCATATCGTGGTTACATGTAGACTGTGTACAACACGGACAGACCATATCGTGGTTACATGTAGACTGTGTACAATGTTGACAGACCATATCGTGGTTACATGTAGACTGTGTACAATGTTGACAGACTATATCGTGGTTACATGTAGACTGTGTACAATGTTGACAGACCATATCGTGGTTACATGTAGACTGTGTACAACACGGACAGACCATATCGTGGTTACATGTAGACTGTGTACAATGTTGACAGACCATATCGTGGTTACATGTAGACTGTGTACAACGTTGACAGACCATATCATGGTTACATGTAGACTGTGTACAATGTTGACAGACCATATCGTGGTTACATGTAGACTGTGTACAACACGGACAGACCATATCGTGGTTACATGTAGACTGTGTACAATGTTGACAGACCATATCGTGGTTACATGTAGACTGTGTACAACACGGACAGACCATATCGTGGTTACATGTAGACTGTGTACAACACGGACAGACCATATCGTGGTTACATGTAGACTGTGTACACTATTGACAGACAATATCGTGGTTACATGTAGACTGTGTACACTATTGACAGACTATATCGTGGTTACATGTAGACTGTGTACACTATTGACAGACCATATCGTGGTTACATGTAGACTGTGTACAATGTTGACAGACCATATCGTGGTTACATGTAGACTGTGTACAACATTGATAGACCATATCGTGGTTACATGTAGACTGTGTACACTATTGACAGACCATATCATGGTTACATGTAGACTGTGTACACTATTGACACACCATATCGTGGTTACATGTAGACTGTGTACAACGTTGACAGACAATATCGTGGTTACATGTAGACTGTGTACAACATTGACAGACAATATCGTGGTTACATGTAGACTGTGTACAACACGGACAGACCATATCGTGGTTACATGTAGACTGTACAATGTTGACAGACAATATCGTGGTTACATGTAG